One window of Brevibacterium pigmentatum genomic DNA carries:
- a CDS encoding glycosyltransferase, translating to MHEQTTRIAAIVPCHNEEITVAKVVGDLKAALPGITVYVYDNCSSDRTSQRAAEAGAIVRKEDVPGKGNVVRRAFADIDADIYVMIDGDDTYEAAHLPDMIDTLISGPYDHVLGVRQDNQETTSYRPGHEAGNKMFNRLTGWLFGSEVSDMLSGYRVFSRRFVKSFPAISRRFEIETELTVHTMSLRLPTTEVAVDFRDRPDGSESKLSTFKDGFRILGLISALVRHERPRLFYGTLTAVLAALSLAFGLPVVWEFWQTGLVPRFPTAILATALMGLAFLLGSVGLTLDGLRRARRETSRLAYLSLPAVSGRPVSQRQTPGQTGPADREFSAPEAEIFADAARLKPSQQVRARFAS from the coding sequence ATGCACGAGCAGACGACGAGGATTGCAGCGATCGTTCCCTGCCACAACGAGGAGATCACCGTCGCCAAGGTCGTCGGCGACCTCAAGGCCGCCCTTCCCGGCATCACGGTCTACGTCTACGACAACTGCTCGAGCGATCGCACCTCACAGCGCGCCGCGGAAGCTGGTGCCATCGTCCGCAAGGAGGACGTCCCCGGCAAGGGCAACGTCGTCCGCCGCGCCTTCGCCGATATCGATGCCGACATCTACGTGATGATCGACGGCGACGATACCTACGAGGCGGCCCACCTGCCCGACATGATCGACACCCTGATCTCGGGCCCGTACGACCACGTGCTCGGTGTCCGCCAGGACAACCAGGAGACCACGTCGTACCGGCCCGGCCATGAAGCCGGGAACAAGATGTTCAACCGGCTGACCGGATGGCTCTTCGGCTCCGAAGTCTCCGACATGCTCTCGGGCTACCGCGTCTTCTCCCGCCGCTTCGTCAAATCGTTCCCCGCGATCAGCCGTCGGTTCGAGATCGAGACCGAGCTGACCGTGCACACGATGTCCCTTCGTCTTCCCACCACCGAGGTGGCCGTGGACTTCCGTGACCGACCCGACGGAAGCGAGTCGAAGCTGTCGACCTTCAAAGACGGGTTCCGCATCCTCGGGCTGATCTCCGCCCTCGTTCGACACGAACGACCCCGCCTGTTCTACGGCACACTCACCGCCGTGCTCGCCGCACTGTCGCTGGCCTTCGGCCTGCCCGTGGTGTGGGAGTTCTGGCAGACCGGACTCGTGCCCAGGTTCCCGACAGCGATCCTCGCCACTGCACTCATGGGACTGGCGTTCCTGCTCGGCAGCGTCGGCCTGACCCTGGACGGTCTGCGCCGAGCTCGTCGAGAGACCTCCCGCCTGGCCTACCTCAGTCTGCCTGCCGTCAGCGGTCGACCCGTCTCACAGCGCCAGACCCCGGGACAGACTGGTCCCGCGGATCGAGAGTTCTCAGCTCCGGAGGCGGAGATCTTTGCCGATGCAGCACGGTTGAAGCCGAGCCAGCAGGTGCGGGCACGCTTCGCTTCATGA
- a CDS encoding MetQ/NlpA family ABC transporter substrate-binding protein — translation MKTKLIAIATSATLLLSGCGLVGGGTDSVGEKDGDITKLTVGATPVPQGDILRYVDENLAEDAGLDIEVTEYTDYTLPNKALNDGDIDANYFQHKPYLDSEVEGQGYEITGFKPINLEPFALFSKDIKDVGDIPKNAKIGINNDPSNQGRALKMLEDAKLITLKDGVDAVDAKLSDVEDNPKNVKFVEADAAQLARTLEDVDASVINGNNALEAGLNPAKDGILLEKAEDNPYGNFLAVRTENKDDENIKKLDELLHSPEVKKFIEKKWADGSVLPSF, via the coding sequence ATGAAGACCAAGCTCATTGCGATCGCGACCAGCGCGACTCTGCTGCTCTCGGGCTGCGGACTCGTCGGCGGCGGCACCGATTCCGTCGGTGAGAAGGACGGCGACATCACGAAGCTCACCGTGGGTGCGACCCCGGTGCCGCAGGGCGACATCCTGCGCTACGTGGATGAGAACCTCGCCGAGGATGCCGGCCTCGACATCGAGGTCACCGAGTACACGGACTACACGCTGCCGAACAAGGCGCTCAACGACGGCGACATCGACGCGAACTACTTCCAGCACAAGCCGTACCTCGATTCCGAGGTCGAGGGCCAGGGTTACGAGATCACCGGGTTCAAGCCCATCAACCTCGAGCCCTTCGCGCTGTTCTCGAAGGACATCAAGGACGTGGGTGACATCCCGAAGAACGCGAAGATCGGCATCAACAACGATCCGTCGAACCAGGGTCGTGCGCTGAAGATGCTCGAAGACGCGAAGCTCATCACCCTCAAGGACGGCGTGGACGCGGTCGACGCGAAGCTCTCCGACGTCGAGGACAACCCGAAGAACGTGAAGTTCGTCGAGGCCGACGCCGCGCAGCTGGCTCGCACCCTCGAGGACGTCGATGCTTCGGTGATCAACGGAAACAACGCCCTCGAAGCCGGACTCAACCCGGCCAAGGACGGCATTCTGCTGGAGAAGGCCGAGGACAACCCTTACGGCAACTTCCTCGCCGTGCGCACGGAGAACAAGGACGACGAGAACATCAAGAAGCTCGACGAGCTGCTCCACTCCCCCGAGGTGAAGAAGTTCATCGAGAAGAAGTGGGCCGACGGCTCCGTCCTCCCCTCCTTCTGA
- a CDS encoding methionine ABC transporter ATP-binding protein yields the protein MIELRALRKVFGETVALEEIDLSVPAGEIHGIVGRSGAGKSTLIRCLTGLESPTSGTVSINGVDLTNQSGSGLREARRSIGMVFQHVNLLDSSTALKNVAHPLKIAGVPKAERLAKARELLEFVGLGDRVDNYPSQLSGGQKQRVGIARALAAEPKVLLCDEPTSALDSTTTDQILGLIRSLRDRLGITVLIITHEMSVIREICDSVTLLADGRVAKTGKLAEVIAEPGSVLAKDLVPLPPVSIDDGASRLVEVSLAGTDLPTVLTAARNAGASAEAILAGAVETIEGRQVGRLRFSVDTAEQAKELISALKADGIYAEEAA from the coding sequence GTGATCGAACTGCGCGCACTGCGGAAGGTGTTCGGAGAGACCGTCGCCCTGGAGGAGATCGACCTCTCGGTCCCGGCCGGAGAGATCCACGGCATCGTCGGCCGCTCCGGCGCCGGCAAGTCCACGCTCATCCGCTGCCTGACCGGACTCGAGTCCCCCACCTCCGGGACGGTGTCGATCAACGGCGTCGACCTCACGAACCAGTCCGGTTCCGGACTGCGCGAGGCCCGCCGCAGCATCGGCATGGTCTTCCAACACGTCAACCTCCTCGACTCGAGCACGGCGCTGAAGAACGTCGCCCACCCGCTCAAGATCGCCGGAGTGCCGAAGGCCGAACGTCTGGCCAAGGCCCGTGAGCTCCTCGAGTTCGTCGGCCTCGGCGACCGCGTCGACAACTACCCCTCCCAGCTCTCGGGCGGGCAGAAGCAGCGCGTCGGCATCGCCCGCGCCCTGGCCGCCGAACCGAAGGTGCTGCTGTGCGATGAGCCCACCTCGGCGCTGGATTCGACGACGACGGATCAGATCCTCGGTCTCATCCGCTCGCTGCGCGACCGCCTGGGCATCACCGTCCTCATCATCACGCACGAGATGTCCGTCATCCGCGAGATCTGCGACTCCGTGACGCTGCTCGCCGACGGCCGCGTGGCCAAGACCGGGAAACTCGCCGAGGTCATCGCCGAACCCGGATCGGTCCTGGCCAAGGATCTCGTCCCCCTGCCACCGGTCAGCATCGATGACGGGGCGAGCCGCCTCGTCGAGGTGTCCCTGGCGGGAACGGACCTGCCCACCGTGCTCACCGCCGCGCGGAATGCCGGAGCGAGCGCCGAGGCGATCCTCGCCGGAGCCGTGGAGACGATCGAAGGCCGTCAGGTCGGTCGACTGCGGTTCTCCGTTGACACGGCCGAACAGGCGAAAGAGCTGATCAGCGCCCTGAAAGCCGATGGAATCTATGCGGAGGAGGCTGCCTGA
- a CDS encoding DUF6716 putative glycosyltransferase, with the protein MLPPSHSDAPPRPSHLTERTRADGPSAQSNYPDGPVLPPRRSAGLAPIRILSVSDSESYLKWATQLLSSLPDVEGRVFLVDNPILPTDEQIDSAVAGTDWEHREVPVIARSDLAQVIADHSPDIVLGAATGPIVAQVFLTAHTRTDRPALVSGLPGMGLPASGKGMNYRRLMDAFIAHSSAEVNAYTEASAQSQVPCEVLLARLPMLRSEGIPQLAAPAEHLAEETPPSVTTAPYSSGAARTGAPATPRTLVFAPQAKVPAERAGREAIIAALAEFADIHPESTAIIKMRSRPGEFETHHEQHSYFEILDDFRTRRVPGTERIELGYGPLSDFLMDGSALVTVSSTAALESIDQGIPTLLISDFGFNAELLNEVFEGSGATGTLADVAAGSIGFPDSEWLAENYFHAQDGQLRRDLGLLATRARAGQLPNRRSAWLKQKRMLLRAELRTVTPTPVVSAYRKLRGTA; encoded by the coding sequence ATGCTGCCCCCGTCGCACTCCGACGCGCCACCGCGGCCCTCTCATCTGACGGAGCGCACCCGCGCGGACGGGCCGTCCGCACAGTCGAACTATCCGGACGGCCCGGTGCTGCCGCCTCGGCGATCGGCAGGGCTCGCCCCGATCCGCATCCTCTCGGTCTCCGACAGCGAGTCCTACCTCAAATGGGCGACCCAGCTGCTCTCCAGTCTGCCCGACGTTGAGGGGCGCGTGTTTCTCGTCGACAACCCGATCCTGCCGACCGATGAGCAGATCGACAGTGCCGTCGCCGGCACCGATTGGGAGCACCGCGAGGTCCCCGTCATCGCCCGGTCCGACCTCGCGCAGGTCATCGCCGATCACTCCCCCGATATCGTCCTCGGTGCCGCCACCGGTCCGATCGTCGCCCAGGTCTTCCTCACCGCGCACACCCGCACCGACCGGCCGGCGTTGGTCTCGGGCCTGCCGGGAATGGGTCTGCCGGCCAGCGGCAAAGGAATGAATTATCGCCGGCTGATGGATGCGTTCATCGCCCACTCCTCCGCCGAGGTGAACGCCTACACCGAGGCGAGCGCACAGTCGCAGGTCCCCTGCGAAGTCCTGTTGGCGCGCCTTCCGATGCTGCGTTCGGAGGGCATCCCGCAGCTCGCGGCACCAGCGGAACACCTCGCCGAGGAGACTCCACCATCCGTCACCACCGCGCCCTACTCATCGGGTGCCGCACGAACCGGTGCCCCTGCGACCCCACGCACTCTGGTCTTCGCCCCGCAGGCGAAGGTCCCGGCCGAGCGAGCCGGCCGTGAGGCGATCATTGCTGCCCTGGCCGAATTCGCCGACATTCACCCGGAGTCGACGGCGATCATCAAGATGCGGTCACGCCCCGGTGAGTTCGAGACCCACCACGAGCAGCACTCCTACTTCGAGATCCTGGACGACTTCCGCACTCGCCGAGTGCCTGGAACGGAACGCATCGAGTTGGGTTACGGTCCCCTCAGCGACTTCCTCATGGACGGCTCGGCCCTGGTCACTGTGTCCTCGACTGCGGCACTCGAATCCATCGATCAGGGCATTCCGACCCTGCTCATCTCGGACTTCGGCTTCAACGCCGAGCTGCTCAACGAGGTCTTCGAAGGCTCCGGTGCCACCGGCACATTGGCCGATGTTGCTGCCGGGTCAATCGGATTCCCTGACTCTGAATGGCTGGCCGAGAACTACTTCCACGCGCAAGACGGACAGCTGCGCCGAGACCTCGGACTGTTGGCCACCCGCGCACGGGCCGGTCAGCTGCCAAATCGTCGGTCGGCTTGGCTCAAGCAGAAGAGGATGCTGCTCCGTGCCGAGCTGCGCACCGTCACCCCGACCCCCGTAGTCAGCGCCTACCGCAAGCTCCGCGGCACCGCCTGA
- the bla gene encoding class A beta-lactamase, whose protein sequence is MNARILQCVAASTLAAMALAGCTPSEAQPDRSNTQTETSNSPTDNNDHQRLEDQLKKLEARYDARVGVSALDTESGESVDHRADERFGFASSLKVFAVAELLDRTTPKELEKNVTWTQADVDEAGWTPVTEKHVDDGLPLEDVAESALRVSDNLAMNIVLDELGGPEALDDAMEKDGDSTTEVTDEEPELNDVEEGSTDNTTTPAAFTANLQGLLDAKRLSDDDRKVLFDWMSANETGDPLIRAGAPEGWVVRDKSGHSDAIQNDIAMVTPPDRKPIIISVMTETDDSESEDRPDLVAAVAEVVLDSFQ, encoded by the coding sequence ATGAACGCCCGTATCCTGCAGTGCGTCGCTGCGTCGACACTGGCAGCCATGGCATTGGCCGGCTGCACTCCGAGTGAGGCTCAGCCTGACCGGTCCAATACACAGACCGAAACCTCAAACAGCCCGACTGACAACAACGACCACCAGCGACTCGAAGACCAGCTCAAGAAACTCGAAGCTCGCTACGACGCGAGAGTCGGAGTCAGCGCGCTCGATACCGAGTCCGGCGAATCAGTTGACCACCGTGCAGACGAGCGCTTCGGCTTCGCTTCCTCGCTCAAGGTCTTCGCCGTCGCCGAACTCCTCGATCGCACGACGCCGAAAGAGCTTGAGAAGAACGTGACCTGGACTCAGGCCGATGTCGATGAGGCCGGATGGACACCGGTGACGGAGAAGCACGTCGACGACGGGCTGCCACTGGAAGATGTGGCCGAGAGCGCGCTGAGGGTCAGCGACAACCTGGCGATGAACATTGTGCTTGATGAGCTTGGCGGACCAGAGGCTCTCGACGACGCCATGGAGAAGGACGGTGACTCGACGACCGAGGTCACCGACGAAGAGCCGGAGCTCAACGACGTCGAAGAGGGCAGCACGGACAACACCACCACCCCGGCCGCATTCACCGCCAACCTGCAGGGCCTTCTCGATGCGAAGCGACTCTCGGACGATGATCGCAAGGTTCTCTTCGACTGGATGTCGGCGAACGAGACGGGAGACCCGCTCATCCGCGCGGGCGCGCCCGAAGGATGGGTCGTCAGAGACAAGTCGGGACACTCGGATGCGATTCAGAACGACATCGCAATGGTGACGCCTCCCGATCGCAAGCCCATCATCATCTCCGTCATGACCGAAACCGACGACTCCGAATCGGAGGACAGGCCTGACTTGGTCGCCGCCGTCGCCGAGGTTGTGCTCGACAGCTTCCAATGA
- a CDS encoding LysR family transcriptional regulator — protein sequence MDLVDACRTFTAVSELGSMTLGAAADGIPQPVASRRIAGLEKQLGARLLERTGRGVSLTPFGRDMLVPATRLVELADELLIGADRAKLRPISLAVPTSCSTRNLAVLAASMKDRGLRVDFRSSPPGRRSDDLAGRRVRASVQTVPADEGTWIVALGCAHRSPLTAPVRIADLRRSRARVPGDDLELAGRRLRVMSEDNVPHIRDRVRRSAETAGLLPYQVIVDTSDPDAVAAVLSDGDLLLCSEAEAAELDLPWAPLIDPTISRGYELAAAADEDIMLLADFTEEVADCLGGPVASEANRRPSRSGRRRSLSSGAASAPVPRTTRSRGEAP from the coding sequence ATGGACCTGGTAGACGCCTGTCGGACATTCACCGCTGTCAGCGAACTCGGCAGTATGACACTTGGTGCTGCCGCCGACGGAATCCCGCAGCCGGTGGCCAGTCGGCGCATCGCAGGGCTTGAGAAGCAGCTCGGTGCGCGGCTCCTCGAACGGACCGGACGGGGAGTGAGTCTCACACCGTTCGGTCGCGACATGCTGGTCCCGGCAACGCGGCTGGTCGAACTGGCAGACGAGCTGCTCATCGGTGCAGACCGGGCAAAGTTGCGGCCCATCTCTCTGGCAGTCCCGACTTCCTGCTCGACACGAAATCTTGCGGTGCTGGCGGCATCGATGAAGGACCGGGGGCTTCGGGTCGACTTCCGCTCGAGTCCGCCTGGAAGGCGGTCCGACGATCTCGCCGGGAGACGAGTGCGCGCTTCGGTGCAGACCGTTCCCGCAGACGAAGGCACTTGGATTGTCGCGTTGGGGTGTGCTCATCGCTCTCCGCTGACGGCTCCGGTGCGGATCGCCGACCTGCGGAGATCTCGGGCGCGGGTCCCCGGCGATGATCTCGAACTTGCAGGTCGACGCCTGCGAGTGATGAGCGAGGACAACGTTCCGCACATTCGCGACCGGGTCCGACGGTCCGCCGAGACCGCTGGTCTGCTTCCCTACCAAGTCATTGTGGACACCTCAGACCCTGACGCGGTCGCGGCGGTGCTCAGTGACGGTGATCTGCTGCTGTGCAGCGAGGCCGAGGCCGCAGAATTGGATCTTCCCTGGGCACCGCTCATCGACCCGACGATTTCTCGGGGCTATGAATTGGCGGCCGCCGCGGACGAGGACATAATGCTGCTTGCCGACTTCACCGAGGAGGTCGCTGATTGCCTCGGCGGACCGGTCGCCTCCGAGGCGAACAGGCGGCCTTCGAGGTCGGGAAGGCGACGATCGCTGTCCAGCGGTGCCGCCTCGGCGCCCGTTCCGCGGACCACGCGGTCGAGGGGTGAAGCGCCATGA
- a CDS encoding glycosyltransferase family 2 protein — protein MPQPVVSVVIAAKNAEETIGGSLRGLVNQGFGKDELEVVVVNDGSADDTAGVIADYADRLNLVEIHNAESRGVSTARNAALEASSGRTITYLDADDWYAPGHLRSLTDAITGLGVDFVKTNYLIVNGFNRKLRRAPCAKHNTALNPREHILPHDASTMVDFPECWTGIYSRSMADRGLLDFNPELRTCEDRPWTWRHHLEADTFAVVDTAGLCYRKGSTTSLTAIFDERQLDFIPAFRSVFAMLETNPDNRDFEQKAVRNFLSILYFQIFNRGSSMSRTVREQLNLGAVNTLKNISNDVIDLALTNYGERRLPVIEPIVRRAR, from the coding sequence ATGCCCCAACCAGTCGTCAGCGTCGTCATCGCGGCGAAGAACGCCGAAGAGACGATCGGCGGAAGCCTCAGAGGCCTCGTCAATCAGGGATTCGGCAAGGACGAACTCGAGGTCGTCGTCGTCAATGACGGCTCGGCCGACGACACGGCCGGGGTGATCGCGGACTACGCCGACCGGCTCAATCTCGTCGAGATCCACAACGCGGAATCCCGTGGGGTCTCCACCGCCCGCAACGCGGCCCTCGAAGCGTCGAGCGGACGGACGATCACCTACCTCGACGCCGACGACTGGTACGCACCCGGGCACCTGCGCTCGCTCACCGACGCCATCACGGGACTCGGTGTCGACTTCGTGAAGACGAACTACCTCATCGTCAACGGCTTCAACCGGAAGCTGCGCCGGGCCCCCTGCGCGAAGCACAACACGGCGCTGAACCCACGCGAGCACATCCTGCCCCATGATGCATCGACGATGGTCGACTTCCCGGAATGCTGGACCGGCATCTACTCCCGCTCCATGGCCGATCGCGGACTCCTCGACTTCAACCCGGAGCTGCGCACCTGCGAGGACCGGCCCTGGACATGGCGCCACCACCTCGAAGCCGACACCTTCGCCGTCGTCGACACGGCGGGCCTGTGCTACCGGAAGGGCAGCACCACCTCGTTGACGGCGATCTTCGACGAACGGCAGCTCGACTTCATCCCGGCCTTCCGGTCGGTCTTCGCCATGCTCGAGACGAACCCGGACAACCGCGACTTCGAGCAGAAGGCCGTGCGCAACTTCCTCTCTATCCTCTACTTCCAGATCTTCAACCGGGGTTCATCGATGTCGCGCACCGTGCGCGAGCAGCTCAACCTCGGTGCCGTGAACACCTTGAAGAACATCAGCAACGACGTCATCGACCTCGCGCTGACGAACTACGGCGAACGCCGGCTGCCCGTGATCGAACCGATCGTCAGGAGGGCCCGCTGA
- a CDS encoding methionine ABC transporter permease, with product MNDPTWFDNPAITDQMWPATIETLLMTAWSTGLAVLFGLPLGIWLFTASRGGLNSNPVVYRVLSFIVDITRSIPFIILIIALIPFARFVVGSALGWQATVVSLTIGAIPFYARLVENSLREVSEGKIEAALMMGASNGQVIRQVYVPEALPGLIGAATVTSVTLVSYTAMAGAVGGGGLGALAISYGYQRYQADTMIACIIVLVLIVTIIQFIGDRLARAVDHR from the coding sequence ATGAACGATCCCACATGGTTCGACAACCCGGCGATCACCGATCAGATGTGGCCGGCCACCATCGAGACTCTGCTCATGACGGCCTGGTCGACCGGACTTGCCGTCCTCTTCGGACTGCCCTTGGGCATCTGGCTGTTCACCGCATCGAGAGGCGGGCTGAACTCGAACCCGGTCGTCTACCGGGTGCTGTCCTTCATCGTCGACATCACTCGCTCGATCCCGTTCATCATCCTCATCATCGCGCTCATCCCCTTCGCCCGATTCGTCGTCGGCTCAGCACTGGGCTGGCAGGCGACCGTGGTGTCGCTGACGATCGGCGCGATCCCCTTCTATGCCCGTCTCGTCGAGAACTCGCTGCGCGAGGTCTCCGAAGGCAAGATCGAAGCCGCCCTGATGATGGGAGCCTCGAACGGCCAGGTCATCCGCCAGGTCTACGTCCCCGAAGCTCTGCCCGGTCTCATCGGAGCTGCCACGGTCACCTCGGTGACATTGGTGTCCTACACCGCGATGGCCGGTGCCGTGGGCGGCGGCGGTCTGGGCGCGCTGGCGATCTCCTACGGCTATCAGCGCTACCAGGCGGACACGATGATCGCCTGCATCATCGTCCTCGTCCTCATCGTCACGATCATCCAGTTCATCGGCGATCGGCTGGCCCGCGCGGTCGACCACCGCTGA
- a CDS encoding polysialyltransferase family glycosyltransferase, which yields MTQIIEISTQYQLANISALIRAGRLGDQDERRILVVANNSFAPELTPAADAMPGSAGLLADFDAVVDWNATVWPNHPKAFGISGERAPIMERALRREWAIDDHDDLELIVESLPGHPAGALTQIFATADISVHSDGLMSYGPIRNPLTLPQWQRLKTIFYTDLLPGITPRQLAEHSPQRVVLPTADLAGVIDDMTAEVADELASARLDAPIEGSALVLGQYLAQLDLITAEEEIDLHLRMLDKVKDAGLTTVIFKPHPTSARTTIGPLRRRSEELGLDFVLADVPLLAEIVVSATRPELVVSCFSTGLATAKGLYGCETAAVGTTALLAALAPYQNSNRIPLTIIDALHSGRYALPGDLAEAGPSSRESSGSGAAGADAQVGATKDLNPLIDAVTYCMQSDSASYLRQNAIEFLAGAVGGPDMKYFKRKRLTKLDLPGQQEIPLHRKTLSAVKQRVVSKAKRTQHVLKDHGIAVDPSKLRKNG from the coding sequence ATGACCCAGATCATCGAGATCTCCACCCAATACCAGCTCGCGAACATCTCCGCGCTCATCCGCGCTGGCCGCCTCGGTGACCAGGACGAACGTCGGATCCTCGTCGTGGCGAACAATTCCTTCGCCCCCGAACTCACCCCGGCAGCCGACGCCATGCCCGGATCGGCAGGACTGCTCGCCGATTTCGATGCTGTTGTGGATTGGAATGCCACGGTCTGGCCCAACCATCCGAAGGCCTTCGGCATCTCCGGCGAACGTGCGCCGATCATGGAACGCGCCCTGCGCCGGGAATGGGCCATCGACGACCACGATGACCTCGAACTCATCGTCGAGTCCCTGCCCGGCCACCCTGCCGGGGCGCTCACGCAGATCTTCGCCACCGCTGACATCAGCGTCCACTCGGACGGGCTGATGAGCTACGGACCGATCCGCAATCCGCTCACCCTGCCGCAGTGGCAGCGGCTGAAGACGATCTTCTATACGGATCTTCTGCCCGGCATCACCCCACGTCAGCTGGCCGAACATTCCCCGCAGCGCGTGGTCCTGCCGACCGCGGATCTGGCCGGAGTCATCGACGATATGACCGCCGAGGTGGCCGATGAGCTGGCGAGCGCCCGTCTCGATGCGCCGATCGAAGGCAGTGCGCTCGTCCTCGGTCAGTACCTTGCGCAGCTCGACCTCATCACGGCTGAGGAGGAGATCGATCTGCACCTGCGGATGCTCGACAAGGTCAAGGACGCAGGTCTGACCACGGTGATCTTCAAACCGCACCCGACCTCGGCGCGGACGACGATCGGTCCGCTGCGCAGGCGCAGCGAGGAACTCGGCCTCGACTTCGTGCTCGCCGACGTGCCGCTGCTGGCCGAGATCGTCGTCTCCGCCACCCGACCCGAGCTCGTCGTCTCCTGCTTCTCGACCGGACTGGCGACCGCGAAGGGACTCTACGGCTGCGAGACAGCGGCCGTCGGCACCACCGCGCTGCTGGCCGCGCTCGCGCCGTACCAGAACAGCAACCGCATCCCGCTGACCATCATCGATGCCCTCCACTCGGGCCGGTATGCCCTGCCGGGCGACCTCGCCGAGGCGGGGCCGTCGTCCCGTGAGTCTTCCGGGTCGGGGGCGGCGGGTGCCGATGCTCAAGTCGGTGCGACGAAGGATCTCAATCCGCTCATCGATGCCGTCACCTACTGCATGCAGTCGGACTCGGCCTCCTATCTGCGGCAGAACGCGATCGAGTTCCTCGCAGGTGCTGTGGGCGGTCCCGATATGAAGTACTTCAAGCGCAAACGCCTGACCAAGCTCGACCTGCCCGGTCAACAGGAGATCCCCTTGCACAGGAAGACCCTCAGTGCCGTCAAGCAGCGGGTGGTCTCGAAGGCGAAGCGCACCCAACACGTGCTCAAGGACCACGGCATCGCCGTCGATCCATCGAAGCTGAGAAAGAATGGCTGA
- a CDS encoding serine hydrolase has translation MIERKRVIRAAGAELEQAGLSARIIARDLDTNAEVALAPDGALPLASLVKVPIALAVLNRIVAGDLAADEQVRVEPAVAESASPTSAARFRHPARIAVEDLLTLAVCFSDNTAADALLDLVPAAEVQRDLDALGLRTIDIRHRLDALTMTPLESLDRAEAHLAYDLAQIRSSQGDGHRIWQLDVSRANSATARGLMGLLAEVWRPARLDHGVAARLRELMSGNVVRHRLAPDLMSDSARWSSKTGTLLHLRHEIGVVDHADGQAIAIVVLSESSNPASVQPAAEAALGAAARALHDLLR, from the coding sequence ATGATCGAACGGAAGAGAGTCATCAGGGCGGCCGGAGCAGAGCTTGAACAGGCGGGTCTGAGCGCCAGAATCATCGCCCGTGATCTCGATACGAACGCCGAGGTTGCGCTCGCACCCGACGGAGCGCTGCCGCTGGCGTCGCTGGTCAAAGTGCCGATTGCACTGGCAGTGCTCAATCGGATTGTGGCGGGGGACCTTGCCGCCGACGAGCAAGTCCGAGTCGAACCGGCCGTTGCCGAATCTGCGAGTCCGACAAGTGCTGCACGCTTTCGGCACCCGGCGCGGATCGCGGTCGAGGATCTGCTCACCTTGGCCGTGTGCTTCAGCGACAACACTGCCGCCGATGCACTGCTTGACCTTGTTCCTGCAGCCGAGGTGCAAAGGGATCTCGATGCTCTCGGGCTGCGGACCATCGATATCCGCCACCGGCTCGATGCGCTGACGATGACACCGTTGGAGAGCCTCGACAGAGCCGAAGCGCACCTGGCCTACGACCTCGCACAGATTCGATCGTCCCAGGGCGACGGGCATCGGATATGGCAGCTCGACGTCTCCCGCGCCAACTCCGCCACGGCTCGCGGGCTGATGGGCCTCCTCGCCGAGGTCTGGCGCCCCGCGAGGCTCGACCACGGCGTCGCCGCCCGGCTGCGGGAGCTGATGTCCGGGAACGTCGTTCGCCACCGACTTGCGCCCGACCTGATGTCCGATTCGGCTCGGTGGTCGTCGAAGACGGGCACCTTGCTCCATCTCAGGCACGAGATCGGTGTCGTCGACCACGCCGACGGTCAGGCGATCGCCATCGTCGTGCTCAGCGAATCGAGCAATCCCGCTTCGGTTCAGCCCGCCGCGGAGGCTGCTCTCGGTGCCGCTGCCCGTGCCCTTCACGATCTGCTGAGGTGA
- a CDS encoding GtrA family protein produces MEAFKFLTVGGLGYIVDVGLSNLLAYGFGPIPALLEGSPIKSKIVSTILSMIVVWIGNKLWTYGDRTTNSNMRGIVLFIAVNLAGMIITVIPLGVTWYLLDMRDQLTYNISTNVIGIGLAMIFRFYAYRTWVFKDESPHAEVVVPMEESSRVPDDRS; encoded by the coding sequence GTGGAAGCCTTCAAGTTCCTCACCGTCGGCGGGCTCGGCTATATCGTCGACGTCGGCCTGTCGAACCTTCTGGCCTATGGGTTCGGTCCGATCCCCGCTCTCCTCGAGGGCAGTCCGATCAAGTCGAAGATCGTCTCAACGATTCTGTCGATGATCGTCGTGTGGATCGGCAATAAGCTCTGGACCTACGGCGACCGGACCACGAACTCGAACATGCGCGGCATCGTCCTGTTCATCGCGGTCAACCTCGCCGGCATGATCATCACCGTCATCCCCCTCGGCGTGACGTGGTACCTGCTCGATATGCGCGACCAGCTCACCTACAACATCTCGACGAATGTCATCGGCATCGGACTGGCGATGATCTTCCGCTTCTACGCTTACCGCACGTGGGTCTTCAAAGACGAATCACCCCACGCCGAGGTGGTCGTGCCCATGGAGGAATCGAGCCGAGTCCCCGACGACCGGAGCTGA